In one Modestobacter sp. L9-4 genomic region, the following are encoded:
- a CDS encoding HDOD domain-containing protein codes for MTSLATPTLAVAPVFDLERVLASIDTMAAQRPVAAQIVSIANSDDASAGELSRILASDVALAGRVMKLANSAFYGMRGRVTSLQFAVTVIGFATVRTMATVALTDLDDESRLPEDFWETSTSLALAASTLAPRFAERPQDALCLGLLAQMGVALLHHNDPDGYGELWTAERSFDGRRAAEVQRYGISALRLTSVALEQWGFPIGMLVPLKQVGDLSSFSGALLRSAFEVAARLVDRHHEELPIERVSCGQLRERDLAPVLEQVRTDAAELRQALLG; via the coding sequence GTGACCTCCCTCGCCACGCCCACCCTCGCCGTCGCGCCGGTGTTCGACCTCGAGCGCGTGCTCGCCAGCATCGACACCATGGCCGCCCAGCGCCCGGTCGCCGCCCAGATCGTCTCGATCGCCAACAGCGACGACGCCAGCGCCGGGGAGCTGTCCCGCATCCTGGCCAGCGACGTCGCGCTCGCCGGCCGGGTGATGAAGCTGGCCAACTCCGCCTTCTACGGCATGCGCGGGCGGGTCACCTCGCTGCAGTTCGCGGTCACCGTCATCGGGTTCGCCACCGTGCGCACGATGGCCACCGTGGCGCTCACCGACCTGGACGACGAGTCGCGGCTGCCCGAGGACTTCTGGGAGACCTCGACCAGCCTGGCGCTGGCCGCCTCGACGCTGGCGCCCCGCTTCGCCGAACGCCCGCAGGACGCGCTGTGCCTGGGACTGCTCGCGCAGATGGGCGTCGCGCTGCTGCACCACAACGACCCCGACGGCTACGGCGAGCTGTGGACCGCTGAACGGTCCTTCGACGGGCGGCGGGCCGCGGAGGTGCAGCGCTACGGCATCTCGGCGCTGCGGCTGACCTCGGTGGCGCTGGAGCAGTGGGGCTTCCCGATCGGCATGCTCGTGCCGCTCAAGCAGGTCGGGGACCTGAGCTCCTTCTCCGGTGCGCTGCTGCGCTCGGCGTTCGAGGTCGCCGCCCGGCTGGTCGACCGCCACCACGAGGAGCTGCCCATCGAGCGGGTCAGCTGCGGCCAGCTGCGCGAACGCGACCTCGCGCCCGTGCTGGAGCAGGTGCGCACCGACGCCGCGGAGCTCCGCCAGGCGCTGCTGGGCTGA
- a CDS encoding bifunctional diguanylate cyclase/phosphodiesterase — MPARTRVVDEHEVSAEIVATVFHGVRVSDAMAILVVEPVDGVLRVSWGNEKAVGLLGLALEDLRALAFHVLLPSLSPAELKLLLRRERAVSMALPVRCASGAVVDCAVTAVPSAAGRRWSVRLRSTANETERALRATADASERRFSTLTERSPVPTLLSEQGMRLAHVNDAFCTLVGAQAEQLLGTGWMTTVHPEDLDGVIEQAVAVLDGGEGEARARLVHDDGGVRTTVIRFSHLFTPGVGAGFVATIEDVTDRLAFEARLAHQANHDPLTGLPNRTLLADHVIDHFTPGGGGRLACIFLDLDDFKVVNDSLGHAAGDELLVEVARRLRATVRPGDLVARFGGDEFVVVAEDVDEDDAVALAERIGAALRDPMTLGGVDVRPTASVGVTVQTAEHVAAEELIRDCDIAMYQAKAGGKGRITVLDQHARAEARDKLRLVADLRDAIERREIRCVYQPIFSTADGQPVAVETLARWEHPERGPISPVTFVPLAEETGLVSGLGLLVLDETCRQLAEWDAQLGEAAPGRANVNVSALQLDAHLTGHVQSALERHGLRPHRLSIELTESALMKDPASAREVLQQLRALGVQVSIDDFGTGYSSLAYLRHLPLDCLKVDRSFVAELADGHPEITSAIIALAGSLGLCTVAEGVETLEQAEELTRLGATYLQGFSLAEPLSAADATTWFAEAGATG, encoded by the coding sequence GTGCCAGCGCGGACGCGGGTGGTGGACGAGCACGAGGTGTCCGCCGAGATCGTCGCGACGGTCTTCCACGGCGTGCGGGTCAGCGACGCCATGGCCATCCTCGTCGTGGAGCCGGTGGACGGCGTCCTGCGCGTCAGCTGGGGCAACGAGAAGGCCGTCGGGCTGCTCGGCCTCGCCCTGGAGGACCTGCGCGCGCTCGCCTTCCACGTGCTGCTGCCGTCCCTGAGCCCCGCCGAGCTCAAGCTGCTGCTGCGCCGCGAGCGCGCCGTGAGCATGGCGCTGCCGGTGCGCTGCGCCAGCGGTGCGGTCGTCGACTGCGCGGTCACCGCCGTCCCGTCGGCGGCCGGACGGCGCTGGAGCGTGCGGCTGAGGTCCACGGCCAACGAGACCGAGCGCGCCCTGCGGGCCACCGCCGACGCCTCCGAGCGCCGGTTCTCCACCCTCACCGAGCGCTCCCCGGTGCCGACCCTGCTCTCGGAGCAGGGCATGCGCCTGGCCCACGTCAACGACGCGTTCTGCACCCTCGTCGGCGCGCAGGCCGAGCAGCTGCTGGGCACCGGCTGGATGACCACCGTGCACCCCGAGGACCTCGACGGCGTCATCGAGCAGGCCGTGGCCGTGCTCGACGGTGGCGAGGGCGAGGCACGGGCGCGGCTGGTCCACGACGACGGCGGCGTGCGGACCACGGTCATCCGCTTCTCCCACCTGTTCACCCCCGGGGTGGGCGCGGGCTTCGTCGCCACGATCGAGGACGTCACCGACCGGCTGGCCTTCGAGGCGCGGCTGGCCCACCAGGCCAACCACGACCCGCTCACCGGGCTGCCCAACCGCACGCTGCTGGCCGACCACGTCATCGACCACTTCACCCCGGGCGGCGGCGGCAGGCTGGCCTGCATCTTCCTGGACCTGGACGACTTCAAGGTCGTCAACGACTCCCTCGGCCACGCCGCCGGCGACGAGCTGCTGGTCGAGGTGGCCCGCCGGCTGCGCGCCACCGTGCGGCCCGGTGACCTGGTGGCCCGCTTCGGCGGCGACGAGTTCGTCGTCGTGGCCGAGGACGTCGACGAGGACGACGCCGTGGCGCTGGCCGAGCGCATCGGCGCCGCGCTGCGTGACCCGATGACCCTCGGCGGGGTCGACGTGCGGCCCACCGCCAGCGTCGGGGTCACCGTGCAGACCGCCGAGCACGTCGCCGCCGAGGAGCTCATCCGCGACTGCGACATCGCCATGTACCAGGCCAAGGCCGGCGGCAAGGGCCGGATCACCGTGCTGGACCAGCACGCGCGCGCCGAGGCCCGGGACAAGCTGCGGCTGGTCGCCGACCTGCGCGACGCCATCGAGCGCCGCGAGATCCGCTGCGTCTACCAGCCCATCTTCAGCACCGCCGACGGTCAGCCCGTCGCCGTGGAGACCCTGGCCCGCTGGGAGCACCCCGAGCGCGGGCCGATCAGCCCGGTCACGTTCGTGCCGCTGGCCGAGGAGACCGGCCTGGTGTCCGGGCTCGGCCTGCTGGTGCTCGACGAGACCTGCCGGCAGCTGGCCGAGTGGGACGCACAGCTGGGCGAGGCCGCACCTGGCCGGGCCAACGTCAACGTCTCCGCCCTGCAGCTGGACGCCCACCTCACCGGCCACGTGCAGTCGGCGCTGGAGCGGCACGGCCTGCGCCCGCACCGGCTGTCGATCGAGCTCACCGAGTCGGCCCTGATGAAGGACCCCGCCTCGGCGCGCGAGGTCCTGCAGCAGCTGCGCGCGCTCGGCGTCCAGGTCTCCATCGACGACTTCGGCACCGGCTACTCCTCGCTGGCCTACCTCCGGCACCTGCCGCTGGACTGCCTCAAGGTCGACCGCTCCTTCGTCGCCGAGCTCGCCGACGGCCACCCCGAGATCACCTCCGCGATCATCGCGCTGGCCGGCAGCCTCGGGCTGTGCACCGTCGCCGAGGGCGTCGAGACGCTGGAGCAGGCCGAGGAGCTCACCCGCCTGGGCGCCACCTACCTGCAGGGCTTCAGTCTCGCCGAGCCGCTGTCGGCCGCCGACGCCACGACCTGGTTCGCCGAGGCCGGTGCCACCGGGTGA